Proteins encoded together in one Gemmatimonadota bacterium DH-78 window:
- the lon gene encoding endopeptidase La has protein sequence MATILRTDGPVELPDELPTVALRDLVFFPYMVLPLLIGRPASLAALERADDSDEGLLLLVAQHEVGCESPTASDVHAVGTVARIVQANTLPDGTRRVVLEGVGRARVRHWTAPEGELRAEVEPFVEREHAAPDDDTEIEALARSVVRQFQEYAALHERIADDLAPTLVEVRDRVRLAHLVSGHLLLDPPEKQELLEAAAVGDQLLALQTLLTRELEILRIEEKLDQQIRSQMDSDRRQFYLNEQLKAIHRELGVEAGEEWVELEQAVESGDLPDHARERAQRELKRLRKLNPVAPEAAVIRTYLDWILALPWSARSAEALDVDRASELLDGAHHGLGEVKDRILDHIAVLSGVRQLEGPILCLVGPPGVGKTSLGRSIAAALGREFVRVSLGGVRDEAEIRGHRRTYVGTLPGRVLQGMRRSGTTNPVFLLDEVDKLARDFHGDPGAALLEVLDPEQNASFTDHYLELEYDLSDVLFVATANTLAGIPEPLRDRMEVIRLPGYLDTEKRVIVERFLWPRQRDRHGLGADTVELGGDAAGAVISRYTREAGVRELDRQISRIARKLARRRVEGDALPPRVEMEHVTALLGPPPYLPPEPDDSRDRVGLANGLAWTAAGGEILDVEVAVVPGSGEVRLTGTLGDVMKESAMAALTWARSRARVLGLEPDFHTRVDVHVHIPEGATPKDGPSAGITMAVALISALTGIPSAAAVALTGEITLRGRVLPVGGIREKSVAALRNGVRQVVLPHGNEPEIERLPDEVRDGLRFVPVRTMDEVIEVALTHRPHPNASDAPLPLSPQ, from the coding sequence ATGGCGACGATCCTCCGCACCGACGGGCCGGTCGAGCTCCCCGACGAGCTTCCGACGGTCGCCCTGCGCGACCTCGTCTTCTTTCCCTACATGGTGCTGCCGCTCCTGATCGGGCGGCCGGCCTCGCTCGCGGCTCTGGAGCGGGCCGACGACAGCGACGAGGGGCTTCTGCTGCTCGTGGCACAGCACGAGGTGGGCTGCGAATCCCCTACGGCCTCGGACGTGCATGCGGTCGGCACCGTCGCCCGCATCGTGCAGGCCAACACCCTCCCCGACGGCACGCGCCGCGTGGTGCTCGAGGGCGTGGGGCGCGCTCGGGTCCGGCACTGGACCGCGCCCGAAGGCGAGCTGCGGGCCGAGGTCGAGCCCTTCGTGGAGCGGGAGCACGCCGCCCCGGACGACGACACCGAGATCGAGGCGCTGGCCCGGTCGGTCGTACGTCAGTTTCAGGAGTACGCGGCGCTCCACGAGCGGATCGCCGACGATCTCGCCCCCACGCTGGTCGAGGTGCGCGACCGGGTGCGGCTGGCGCATCTGGTGTCGGGCCACCTGCTGCTGGATCCCCCCGAGAAGCAGGAATTGCTCGAGGCCGCCGCCGTGGGCGACCAGCTTCTCGCCCTCCAGACGCTGCTCACCCGCGAGCTCGAGATCCTGCGGATCGAGGAGAAGCTCGATCAGCAGATCCGGTCGCAGATGGACTCCGACCGACGGCAGTTCTACCTGAACGAGCAGCTGAAGGCGATCCACCGCGAACTCGGGGTGGAGGCCGGCGAGGAGTGGGTGGAGCTCGAGCAGGCGGTGGAGTCGGGCGACCTTCCCGACCATGCGCGGGAGCGGGCGCAGCGCGAGCTGAAGCGACTGCGGAAGCTCAACCCCGTGGCTCCCGAGGCCGCGGTGATCCGCACCTACCTCGACTGGATCCTGGCCCTGCCCTGGTCGGCGCGCAGCGCCGAGGCCCTCGACGTCGACCGCGCCTCCGAACTGCTCGACGGTGCCCACCACGGACTGGGCGAGGTGAAGGACCGCATTCTCGACCACATCGCCGTGCTCTCCGGCGTGCGACAGCTCGAGGGACCGATCCTCTGCCTGGTGGGCCCACCGGGGGTGGGAAAGACGTCGCTGGGACGCAGCATCGCCGCGGCTCTCGGGCGCGAGTTCGTGCGGGTGAGTCTGGGGGGCGTGCGCGACGAGGCCGAGATTCGCGGGCACCGGCGCACCTATGTCGGCACCCTGCCGGGCCGCGTGCTTCAGGGCATGCGCCGCTCGGGAACGACGAACCCGGTGTTTCTGCTCGACGAGGTGGACAAGCTCGCTCGGGACTTCCACGGCGACCCGGGGGCGGCGCTGCTCGAGGTGCTCGACCCCGAGCAGAACGCCTCCTTCACCGACCACTATCTCGAGCTCGAGTACGATCTTTCCGACGTGCTCTTCGTGGCGACGGCGAACACGCTGGCGGGCATTCCGGAGCCCCTGCGCGATCGCATGGAGGTCATCCGCCTGCCGGGCTACCTCGACACCGAGAAGCGGGTGATCGTGGAGCGCTTTCTGTGGCCCCGACAGCGCGATCGGCACGGACTCGGGGCCGACACCGTCGAACTGGGGGGCGACGCGGCGGGAGCGGTGATCTCGCGATACACCCGCGAGGCGGGAGTGCGGGAGCTCGACCGGCAGATCTCGCGGATCGCCCGCAAGCTCGCGCGACGCCGGGTGGAGGGCGACGCTCTGCCCCCGCGGGTGGAGATGGAGCACGTGACCGCCCTGCTCGGACCTCCGCCGTACCTTCCCCCCGAGCCCGACGACTCGCGCGATCGCGTGGGCCTCGCCAACGGGCTGGCCTGGACGGCGGCGGGCGGCGAGATCCTCGACGTGGAGGTGGCGGTGGTGCCGGGGAGCGGCGAGGTGCGCCTGACCGGCACCCTGGGCGATGTGATGAAGGAATCGGCCATGGCGGCCCTGACCTGGGCGCGCTCCCGGGCGCGGGTGCTCGGCCTCGAGCCCGATTTCCACACCCGTGTCGACGTGCACGTGCACATTCCCGAGGGGGCCACCCCGAAGGACGGACCCTCGGCCGGCATCACCATGGCCGTGGCACTCATCTCGGCGCTGACCGGCATCCCCTCGGCGGCGGCCGTGGCCCTCACGGGCGAGATCACGCTGCGAGGCCGCGTGCTCCCCGTGGGGGGCATCCGCGAGAAGTCGGTGGCGGCCCTCCGCAACGGGGTGCGTCAGGTGGTCCTGCCCCACGGCAACGAACCCGAGATCGAGCGTCTGCCCGACGAGGTTCGCGACGGCCTGCGGTTCGTGCCGGTGCGGACCATGGACGAGGTGATCGAGGTGGCGCTGACGCATCGTCCCCATCCCAACGCGAGCGACGCTCCCCTGCCCCTGTCTCCGCAATGA
- the yihA gene encoding ribosome biogenesis GTP-binding protein YihA/YsxC yields the protein MKIRTVEYAGTVAQANGPVPGDLPQVAFSGRSNVGKSSLINTLLRRTRSKVARVSATPGKTQALNFYRVNDHFFLLDLPGFGYAKVPKTMRDQWKGLIEGYMRRPVDLRGVVHLVDSRRNPSDQDLQMLDFLAQLGTPTLVVLTKVDKLKRSERKKAFAKAADRLGVDPEQLLPFSSKTGEGREVLLAALDELLGSDGHPVEDGDDTVDDVDLDVGGPPEEYTA from the coding sequence ATGAAGATCCGCACCGTCGAGTACGCGGGCACCGTGGCCCAGGCCAACGGCCCGGTGCCGGGCGACCTGCCCCAGGTGGCCTTCTCGGGACGATCCAACGTGGGCAAGAGCTCACTCATCAACACCCTGCTCCGACGCACCCGCAGCAAGGTGGCTCGCGTATCGGCCACACCGGGCAAGACCCAGGCGCTCAACTTCTACCGGGTGAACGATCACTTCTTCCTGCTCGACCTTCCCGGATTCGGCTACGCCAAGGTGCCGAAGACCATGCGCGATCAGTGGAAGGGGCTGATCGAGGGCTACATGCGGCGTCCGGTCGATCTCCGGGGCGTGGTGCACCTGGTGGACTCGCGGAGGAATCCCTCCGATCAGGACCTCCAGATGCTCGACTTCCTCGCGCAGCTCGGCACGCCCACCCTGGTGGTGCTCACCAAGGTCGACAAGCTCAAGCGGAGCGAACGGAAGAAGGCCTTCGCCAAGGCCGCCGACCGGCTCGGCGTCGACCCCGAGCAGTTGCTTCCCTTCTCCAGCAAGACGGGCGAGGGTCGGGAGGTGCTGCTCGCAGCCCTCGATGAACTCCTCGGTTCGGACGGCCACCCGGTCGAGGATGGCGACGACACCGTCGACGACGTCGACCTCGACGTCGGTGGACCGCCGGAGGAATACACCGCGTGA
- a CDS encoding sigma-54 dependent transcriptional regulator encodes MILVSTHDLPRAGALRTALSEAGFEVELVTPDERLDRQDAALLLALTGGLEGGAEGLVRQARRILEVPVVAWAPWRGGSVPEVAEVFAPSSSVDEVALVGGRLAERTRLQRVTGIVGATDAMQEVLERVVQIAPVSSTVLVTGESGTGKELVARGIHLLSPRRHKPFIAVNVAALPDTLLESELFGHEKGAFTGAIDSRKGLFELAESGTIFLDEIGEMPLATQTKLLRVLEQREFLRVGGEKPRRIDVRIVAATNQDLRDLVRTREFRQDLYYRLNVLHISLPPLRERRADIPLLVRQFSRELAERVGRPFPGITDEAMEILARHSWPGNVRELRNLVESMVVLAPGSPIQPRDIPAEIQRGDAGGGSRLLPVPIPRAAEQGGAGDLRPQLEFIFRTLVEMRVDIDDLRKDFEAWRDDVPRMGGSEVGVLSKGLPADPADSGAGLWPDAPILDPDDEVEPGAPEGVVVYRDGMTMEDLEREAITAALRAVGGNRRKAAERLEIGERTLYRKIKKFGLDQ; translated from the coding sequence GTGATCCTCGTCTCCACCCACGATCTGCCGCGGGCGGGCGCGCTCCGAACCGCTCTGAGCGAGGCCGGGTTCGAGGTGGAGCTCGTCACCCCCGACGAACGTCTGGACCGGCAGGATGCCGCGCTGCTGTTGGCGCTGACCGGCGGTCTCGAGGGCGGTGCGGAAGGGCTCGTGCGCCAGGCTCGCCGCATCCTCGAGGTGCCGGTGGTCGCCTGGGCGCCGTGGAGAGGGGGTTCGGTGCCCGAGGTGGCCGAGGTGTTCGCTCCCTCCTCCTCCGTCGATGAGGTGGCTCTCGTGGGCGGACGGCTGGCCGAGCGCACCCGGCTCCAGCGGGTGACGGGGATCGTGGGAGCCACCGATGCCATGCAGGAGGTGCTGGAGCGGGTGGTCCAGATCGCCCCCGTCTCGTCCACGGTGCTGGTCACCGGCGAGTCGGGCACCGGCAAGGAGCTGGTGGCCCGGGGCATTCACCTGCTCTCGCCCCGCCGCCACAAGCCCTTCATCGCCGTGAACGTGGCGGCCCTCCCCGACACGCTGCTCGAGAGCGAACTCTTCGGCCACGAGAAGGGCGCCTTCACCGGCGCCATCGACTCGAGGAAGGGGCTGTTCGAACTGGCCGAGTCGGGCACGATCTTTCTCGACGAGATCGGCGAAATGCCGCTCGCCACGCAGACGAAGCTCCTCCGCGTGCTCGAGCAGCGCGAGTTCCTGCGGGTGGGAGGCGAGAAGCCGCGGCGCATCGACGTGCGCATCGTGGCCGCCACCAACCAGGATCTGCGCGACCTCGTTCGCACGCGGGAGTTTCGGCAGGACCTCTACTACCGGCTCAACGTGCTTCACATCTCGCTGCCGCCCCTCCGGGAGCGGCGGGCCGACATCCCGCTCCTCGTGCGCCAGTTCAGCCGCGAGCTGGCCGAGCGGGTGGGGCGGCCCTTTCCGGGCATCACCGACGAGGCGATGGAGATCCTGGCGCGGCACTCCTGGCCCGGCAATGTGCGCGAGCTCCGCAATCTGGTGGAGAGCATGGTCGTACTCGCCCCGGGCTCACCCATCCAGCCCCGCGACATTCCCGCCGAGATCCAGCGGGGCGACGCCGGGGGCGGATCCCGTCTGCTCCCGGTGCCGATCCCGCGCGCAGCGGAGCAGGGGGGCGCCGGCGACCTGCGGCCCCAGCTGGAGTTCATCTTCCGCACCCTCGTGGAGATGCGAGTCGACATCGACGACCTGCGCAAGGACTTCGAGGCGTGGCGCGACGACGTGCCGCGCATGGGCGGCTCCGAGGTGGGGGTTCTGTCGAAGGGACTTCCCGCGGATCCCGCGGACTCCGGAGCGGGCCTGTGGCCCGATGCGCCGATCCTCGATCCCGACGACGAGGTGGAGCCGGGGGCGCCCGAGGGGGTGGTGGTCTACCGCGATGGCATGACCATGGAAGACCTCGAGCGGGAGGCGATCACGGCCGCCCTCCGTGCCGTCGGCGGCAACCGTCGCAAGGCGGCGGAGCGCCTCGAGATCGGCGAGCGTACGCTCTACCGCAAGATCAAGAAGTTCGGGCTCGACCAGTAG
- a CDS encoding MogA/MoaB family molybdenum cofactor biosynthesis protein: MRLGVLTVSDACSAGEREDLSGALLEGWAAEQGHAVTRRAVVPDDRLTITRTLLDWSDADEVDAILTTGGTGFGPRDVTPEATRPLLNRDAPGLADRVRREGEEATLFASLSRGLAGARGRVFIANLPGSPGGVRDALAVLGRMLPHVVDLLAGGGPDHTPPGPEASS, from the coding sequence ATGCGGCTGGGTGTCCTGACGGTGAGCGACGCATGCTCGGCGGGCGAGCGTGAAGACCTCAGCGGTGCGCTTCTCGAGGGATGGGCGGCCGAGCAGGGGCACGCGGTGACGCGCCGCGCGGTCGTGCCCGACGACCGGCTGACCATCACCCGCACCCTGCTCGACTGGTCCGACGCCGACGAGGTGGACGCGATTCTCACCACGGGCGGCACCGGCTTCGGCCCCCGCGACGTCACCCCCGAAGCCACCCGCCCGCTCCTGAACCGCGACGCCCCCGGCCTCGCCGACCGGGTTCGGCGCGAAGGTGAGGAGGCCACCCTCTTCGCCTCGCTGTCGCGGGGGCTGGCCGGAGCGCGCGGCCGGGTCTTCATCGCGAACCTTCCGGGCAGCCCCGGCGGTGTGCGCGACGCGCTCGCCGTACTCGGTCGCATGCTGCCCCACGTGGTGGATCTCCTCGCCGGCGGGGGCCCCGACCACACGCCTCCCGGTCCGGAAGCCTCGTCGTGA
- the gcvT gene encoding glycine cleavage system aminomethyltransferase GcvT translates to MTESLARTPLHAEHLALGGRMVPFAGFEMPVQYPTGITEEHRAVREAAGLFDVSHMGEFEVRGADALALVQRVTVNDASRVEVGQAQYSAMVDESGGIIDDLIVYRFADRWMLVVNASNREKDWAWVSRHAEGLDVELADRSDEIALLALQGPGARAILAELTDTDLDAVGYYRFVEGGVAGVECVISATGYTGEDGFELYLPSEGAVAVWRTLLEAGASDGLIPAGLGARDSLRLEMGYALYGNDLDAEHTPLESGLGWITKLDKGEFVGRERLAAQKEAGVERRLVGLVLTERGFPRPGYPIVVDGEPVGVVTSGTMSPSLGQGIAMGYVAAAHAAAGSAVAIEIRGKGVAAEVKRPPFYTEGSIRR, encoded by the coding sequence ATGACCGAGTCACTCGCCCGCACTCCGCTCCACGCCGAACACCTCGCCCTCGGGGGCAGGATGGTGCCTTTCGCCGGCTTCGAGATGCCGGTCCAATACCCCACCGGGATCACGGAAGAGCACCGGGCGGTGCGCGAAGCCGCCGGCCTCTTCGACGTGAGTCACATGGGCGAGTTCGAGGTGCGCGGCGCCGACGCCCTCGCCCTCGTGCAGCGGGTGACCGTCAACGACGCCTCCCGGGTGGAGGTGGGGCAGGCGCAGTACTCGGCCATGGTCGACGAGTCGGGGGGGATCATCGACGACCTGATCGTCTACCGGTTCGCGGACCGGTGGATGCTGGTGGTGAACGCCTCGAATCGCGAGAAGGACTGGGCCTGGGTCTCGCGCCACGCGGAGGGACTCGATGTGGAACTGGCCGACCGTTCGGACGAGATCGCCCTGTTGGCCCTCCAGGGGCCCGGGGCGCGGGCCATCCTCGCGGAGCTGACCGACACCGACCTCGACGCGGTAGGGTACTACCGCTTCGTCGAGGGCGGGGTGGCCGGCGTCGAGTGCGTGATCAGCGCCACGGGCTACACCGGGGAGGACGGCTTCGAGCTCTATCTGCCCAGCGAAGGCGCGGTGGCGGTGTGGCGCACTCTGCTCGAAGCCGGGGCGTCGGACGGCCTCATCCCGGCGGGGCTGGGCGCCCGCGACTCGCTTCGCCTCGAGATGGGCTACGCCCTGTACGGCAACGACCTCGATGCGGAACACACCCCTCTCGAGTCGGGCCTCGGCTGGATCACGAAGCTCGACAAGGGCGAGTTCGTGGGCCGGGAGCGACTCGCGGCGCAGAAGGAGGCGGGGGTGGAGCGTCGCCTCGTCGGGCTCGTGCTCACCGAGCGTGGATTCCCCCGGCCGGGCTATCCGATCGTGGTCGACGGCGAGCCGGTCGGCGTCGTCACCAGCGGGACCATGAGCCCCTCGCTCGGACAGGGCATCGCCATGGGGTACGTGGCCGCGGCCCATGCCGCCGCAGGGAGCGCGGTGGCCATCGAGATCCGGGGGAAGGGCGTGGCGGCGGAGGTGAAGCGCCCGCCCTTCTACACCGAGGGGTCGATCCGGCGGTGA
- the argF gene encoding ornithine carbamoyltransferase, which produces MPRHFLTLRDLDSSELRELLVRARRLKSGEEGGPILAGRTLAMIFRKSSTRTRVSFEVGMVQLGGHAVFLSDATSQMGRGESIHDTARVLSGYVDGIMIRTFEQAEVEELARHATVPVINGLTDQVHPCQLLADLQTMTEEFGDDLSDCPVAWIGDGNNMAHSWINAAAMLGFEMRLACPEGYDPDPALVEAARGSTSVVLTRDPAEAVAGARVVTTDVWASMGQEEEARVRAAAFEGYRVDDELMSLAADDAIFLHCLPAHRGEEVTAEVIDGPRSRVFEEAENRLHAQKALMVLLLDRAR; this is translated from the coding sequence ATGCCACGTCATTTCCTGACCCTCCGCGATCTCGACTCCTCGGAACTCCGCGAGCTGCTGGTGCGGGCGCGCCGATTGAAGAGCGGTGAGGAGGGGGGACCGATTCTGGCCGGTCGCACGCTCGCCATGATCTTCCGCAAGAGCTCCACCCGCACCCGGGTGTCGTTCGAGGTGGGCATGGTGCAGCTGGGCGGGCACGCGGTGTTCCTCTCCGACGCCACGAGCCAGATGGGGCGCGGCGAGAGCATCCACGACACGGCGCGAGTGCTCAGTGGCTACGTGGACGGGATCATGATCCGCACCTTCGAGCAGGCCGAGGTGGAGGAGCTGGCCCGACACGCCACGGTGCCGGTCATCAACGGGCTCACCGACCAGGTGCACCCCTGTCAGCTGCTGGCGGACCTGCAGACGATGACCGAGGAGTTCGGCGACGACCTCTCCGACTGCCCGGTGGCGTGGATCGGCGACGGCAACAACATGGCCCACTCGTGGATCAATGCGGCCGCCATGCTGGGCTTCGAGATGCGGCTGGCGTGCCCGGAGGGCTACGACCCCGATCCCGCCCTGGTCGAGGCCGCGCGAGGCTCGACCTCGGTCGTGCTCACGCGCGACCCGGCCGAGGCCGTGGCCGGGGCGCGGGTGGTCACCACCGACGTCTGGGCGTCGATGGGGCAGGAGGAAGAGGCCCGGGTCCGCGCGGCGGCCTTCGAGGGCTACCGCGTCGACGACGAGCTCATGAGCCTCGCGGCCGACGACGCCATCTTCCTGCACTGCCTGCCCGCCCACCGGGGAGAGGAGGTCACCGCCGAGGTGATCGACGGGCCCCGTTCCCGGGTGTTCGAAGAGGCCGAGAACCGGCTTCACGCGCAGAAGGCACTGATGGTGCTGCTGCTCGACCGCGCTCGCTGA